In Bacillus marinisedimentorum, the sequence CTACAATATGATAACGGCGCTCCCAGGCCCGCAGTGTTCCCGGCTGGATTCCCACAATTTTAGATACAGCCTTGATGTTATACTTGCCTTCACTGGAACTCATCGCTGCCACCCCCTGTTATCCATTATCTGCTTTATAGGCATGTCCGCTTTGCAGTGTAATCAAATGGGTTTGTGCCGGAACGCCCAGTCTCAGCGGTATTGCAGTCGTCCCATAGCCGTTGCTGATGAATAGGGCGGTATTGCTGCGGCGGGTTAAGCCGCCTGGTTTATATAACCCCCATGGGCCAAGCCTTATTTGGCCGCCGTGTGTATGACCGCTCAATATGAGGCTGATTCTGTCTTCAGCCTTTATTTTATGAGAGATTCGGGGATCGTGACTGACAAGGATTTTAAACCCTTGGCCTGAATCTTGAAGAGCAAGGTCAAGCCTGTCCCGTTTCTGGTTCAAATCGTCGACACCCAGAAGGTGAAGCTTTTCTCCATTGCCGGATTCAAATGAGACACTCGTATTATCCAGTATTTTAACACGATTATCATGCAAAATGGCATCAAGCATATGATAGTCTATTTCATAATCATTGTTGCCCCAAACAAAATAGACAGGCCCCGCCTCTTTTATCGTTTTGATGTTCGTTTCAATCCTGCTTATCGGGACTCCCTTTTCAGCGAGGTCTCCTCCAATAATAACGAGATCGGCTTTCTTTTTCACTTTTTCGATTAATTCCGGAGAAACCGTTCTTCTATGGATATCAGAGATGAAAAACAATGTGATTTTTCCAAAATCAGCTGGAAATTCCTCAAATTCGAAAACTTCCTCAGTTATATAGTCAAGGTGCGCCAGTTTCCACATGTGCCATAGCAGGATACCTGCTCCTATAACCACAATGATTCCTGTGTATAACAAAATAGTTCCGTCCTCCTATTGTTGCGGTTGTGTTTCCCGGCTTCCTTCTTTTAACGAAATCATACCATACAGCACCGCAAATCCGATAAAAAAGCATGTGACCCACAAACGGGTATGCAACATAAAATAATACCCAATTATAATGAATTGCGCAATCAGTGCTCCTTTAAGACGGACGTGCCGCTTGCTTTTTTTATGTATCAGCTGCATGACAGCCCATTTTATCGCCTCTCCATGGCAAATAAACCCGGCCGCAAATGCGGTCATCGCCGCGAGGAAACGGAATGGATTCAATATTAAAGTTGTGAGCAGTTCCGGCAAGGGCACACCTGCAGCAGGCAGCCAGCTTCCTGCCATATACAAAGATACCCAGCCGGCGGCAGCCAATAAAAGAGAAATCCCCATAAAAAAACCCCCTTTTCATACTTATGAAAAAAGGGGCTCTATCCATTACCGATTTACAGTTCTTTTATGTCGAGTATACGGAACCCTGACTGTTCAAGCTTTTTGATAAAGCCGTCAAGGTTATCCTTTTTCTCAACTTTAAGGACGATCCGGCGGACAAGTTTATCCGTTTCATCAAACGTGGCAAGGGAGATGATGTTCTCGTGGAACTGCCTGACGATATCAGCAAGCCTTTTGATTCTTCCTTCCGTTTCAACAGAGGTCAGTGCAATCCTGATACCCGGTGTGTTTACGCCGAATGCACTTTCAAATTGAACAAGCCCGTCTGCTCTTGTCACGATACCAAGGAAGTTATCCTCATCATCCACTACCGCTACAAGAGGCGCGTCCTTCAGAAGGATAAGAGTCCTTTCAAAGACCTCTTCCTTATCTACTTTTAACCCTTCCCTAACGATTTCTTCCACTTTTACATTTTTTAAATAGTCACCCTTCGTCTGGCTCCCTTCAAAATAATGCCTATAGATTTGATATCTTGTCAAAACCCCGATGAACTTTTCGCCGTCCAAGACAGGCAGTCCGTCGATGGCATAGTCCTCCAGCTTAGCCAGTGCATTCTCGAGAGAATCACCCAAATGTGCCGTATAGCACTTTTCCTTGTCTTTCATCACACTTTTTACAAACATTGCGACCACTCCTGCTTCTGCATTTATTCTTTCTACCACTATTATATCTTCCATATGGGCCTTGAAAATCCTTTAATTTTGACAAGTTTTTCATGAGTTTTCGACACGTGCCTTAATGCATGACGTAAATAGGCATGAAGTAAAACAGCCAGCAATAGAATGGATATGACGGAATCACTAAAGGAGGTACGTAAATGTATACGCTTCGCAAAGCATACCGGCCTTATATAAGCCCGTTTGATCCATGCCGGCCGATGACGGTTAAAACGTATGTAACACCGCCCAACCTGTATATCGGCTTCCAGCCGTACGGCCTGCAGCAGTATCCGCTTAAAGAAGCGCTCTACAGGGGGACACTCTGGTGCGCCTTCTATGATCCTTACCCGGGGACCGACCGCAGCGGAGAGGAGGATTAATTCATGCAGAAACAACTTCCGGAGGAATTTTACAGATTGATGGAGGATTTGCAGGCAGTTGACTTTGCGCTTGTGGACTTAACGCTATATTTGGATACGCATCCCAATGATCAGCAGGCGATTCAACAATTCAATCAGCTTGCAAAGGAAAGCAAGCGACTCCGCAAGCAGGTAGAAAAAATTTATGGGCCATTGCTTCAATTCGGGAAAAGTTTTTCGGGTTATCCATGGGATTGGAAAGACTCTCCGTGGCCATGGCAAATTTAAAAACATTTAATTAAACAAATAAAGGGGGTTGATTCCACTTGTGGATTTATGAAAAAAAGCTCCAATACCCGGTGAGGGTAAGTACATGCAACCCGACACTCGCAAAGTTTCTGATCGAGCAATACGGCGGTGCGGATGGCGAGCTGGCTGCAGCGCTCCGTTACTTGAACCAGCGCTATACAATACCGGACAAAGTTGTCGGTCTGTTGACTGATATAGGGACAGAAGAATTCGCTCATCTCGAAATGATCGCCACGATGGTATACAAACTGACCAAAGATGCGACACCAGAGCAGATGAAAGCCGCAGGCCTGGGGGCGCACTATGCCAATCACGACAAAGCACTCTTTTATAATAACGCTGCAGGCTCGCCTTGGACAGCAACATACATTCAAGCAAAGGGCGATCCGATTGCCGATCTTTATGAAGATATTGCAGCAGAAGAAAAAGCTCGGGCAACCTACCAGTGGCTCATCAATCTGTCGGATGACCCTGACTTGAACGATGGCCTCGCCTTTTTAAGGGAAAGGGAAGTCATTCATTCCCAGCGATTCAGGGAAGCGGTGGAAATCCTGAAAGAAGAACGCGGAAAAAAACAGTTTTTTTGAATAAAGAAATGCGGATGGCGACGTTTAGCGGCGTACAGATAAGCAGGGCCGCCCGGAGAAAGGCGGTCCTCCCTTTCGCAGGGAGGAAATGCTTATCTGCTAGCCGTTGGCGCCTGGAGCTGGACAAAAACGAAGTGCGGAGAGTCCCGTTTAGCGGCGTACAGATAAGCAGGGCCGCCCGGAGAAAGGCGGTCTTCCCTTTCGCAGGGAGGAAATGCTTATCTGCTAGCCGCTGGCGCCTGGAGCTGGACAACAACGAAATGCGGAGAGCCCCTGCTATATACGTACTCACAAGCAGGGACTCTATATAAACAACCGGAAGCAGGAAGGGCCAGGCCGTTAAGCTTCCGGTTAATTTTCATGAAAAAGATTGATCTCATAAAAGTCCTTCAGATACCGGAAAACCTCAGCCCGTTCCTTCCACTGATCTTCAGTTTTCCAAAATTCTTCACTTCGGCTGATGATTTCAATCCGCAGATTCTCATACTCTTCCTTCGCCATGTCTTCCTTCATCTTGTATGTAAGGAGAACGGCATACTGCACGGCAAGGATGAACAAAAACAGAAGGTTGCCTCTCCCTAAAATGATGTCACCGATAAGATCGGCATCACTTCCAGGAGAGTATGAAAGGAACAACGCGAGATAAGCTGCATAGAAGATCGCTGAAACAGCGAGCATCCACCTGAAGAAAACCGACCGCTTGCTGACTTTATCAAGCGATTCTTTGTTGCCGACCAGCGTATTGACCGCTTCTCTCGCAACCAAGTCGCTTTTAACATAAGGAACTACCGCCATCTTGATCCCCCCTGTATTACAGTATGCGGGCGGACAGGCATCTAAAACTGTTTCCAAAAGAAAAAGGGACGAGCATATATTAACCGGTGCGGTTGAAAAGGAAGGCCCGAGGCTCCTGGGGCGAACAGGAGATAGCCCGCAGGCGGGAAATGGTTTGGGTTTGGGTTTGAGTTTGAGTTTGAGTTTGAGTTTGAGTTTGAGTACAGGGCGCCGAATTGCGGTTAAATGCCTGTATTGATTGCTTTCTGTCATTTATAGGGGCGGGAAACGGGATTCCGTTCCTATATTTTCGCCATTCAGCTGTTTATAGCCATACGGAGCCGCGGAGGCTCGCCGGACGCCCCGCGGCAAGGAAGACACCGCGAGCGCGACCGGAGGGAAGCAGGAACGGATGGCGCACTTGTACCCGAGGTAAAAACGAATAGCTGCAGTTGAAAGGAACGGCCAAGATACAAGACACCGGATTTCCTTCTTCCACAATTCTGCCCTTTAATTGAATAGTGAACAGAATTTTTTCGCGAAATTCCGGTGAGCAAAGTTTACAGAACCATTACCGTTGCTCCTATATCCACAATAACAAAAAGAACAGCAGACCAAACTGCGATTTGGGCCCTGTTCTTTTTGATGTTCACTTCGTTAAAAAGCACTTTGTTTTAGTTGAGGATTATTCTCTCCCGAACGAGTTAAGCATTCACGTCCCTTTTTCCTCAAAGTCAGCGCGGCAGCGGAATCTTCAATTCCTGCCCTGAATCTATGTCATTTCCGGAAAGGCCGTTCCATTTTCTGATTAATTCCTCCCCGTCTCGGCTGCCGTAGTAGTTCATCGAAATACGGAAGAGCGTTTCTTCCGGTTTCACCTTATGATAGACAATTTTATATGATTGCTCATCTTCTTTCAGGCTGTTTTCAGGAGCCGGCTGTGTATCCCGCTCTTTTTCATGTGGAGCCCTGTCTTCAGCTTGCACAGGTACATCTTTCTCACCGGTTCCGTTGGCCGGATCTGGCCCATTTCCATTTCTGCCATCTGGTGCTGCTGTATCAGACTCTTCAGGGGGATCAGGCGTTTCAGCCGATACCTGTTTTTCAGCAACAGCTGCTTCCTGGCCTGATTTTGCGAAATCATATTGCTGATCAGTATCTTCCTTATAGGAAAATATCTGTTCAGTCCCCTCAATCTGTTCAATAAACTTCGTGTAATAAGGAATCAGCAGCAGCAATACAATGAACAGCAAAACCAGCAAACGTATCCCGGGATATTTAAGCCTGTGCTTTTTTTTCGTTTTCTGCCTGCTGTGATAAGCTCTTCTTGGCGGCAATTCTTCCCGCTGCCCGGCATTTTCAGACTCAGGCATCTGTTCTCCAGACAGTCTTTCCGACTGCCTGCGCAGCGCACCTGCCTGAGGGGCATGGGATCTGCGGTTGTGTTTTTCCATTGCTGTCACCTCATTCATCCATGCTTTTCAAATAGGTAAACCGTATATAAGCCCCCATTACAAAGTCTATAATAAAATGAGCAAATACAGTCACAAACAGATTGCCCGTGATCATAAAAAGCCATCCGAGAAAAAAACTCAGTGCTGTCACGACTGAAAAAAGCAGAAATTTCCCCAGATACCTGATATGGAGAACTGCAAACAAAATACTTGCCGTGTAATATCCAAGATTTGATTGGATGACCCCCCGGAACAATATCTCTTCACTGAATGATATTAGCATTGTCAGGAAGAAGATATGGGCGACAGGTATATTCGCAAAAATCTTTTCATTGATGCCGCCGTCATCATACCATTCCCCGGGTGCCGTTTTCATGAGGAAAAAGTCCACTAAAAGCGCTGCGAGTCCGGCAATTCCGCCGTACACCAAAACTTCCTGTACATCACCGCTCCACAGTTTTGTGAATTCCTGCAGGGAGTCAAACAGAAAAAAGCCGATGACAGCCGCTGCAGCCAGGACAAGCCCCTGGGTGACATAAACCTGAAATACCAATTCCTTTGGTGTCAATTTTTTAACGATCTCTGCCTGTTTCATGGTATTCCTCACTCACTTTGATGAAATATCTCTTTTAGATCTGTTAACCAGTTCCAGGCAGCTGCCGGCTCTTCTGGAGACCGTCTCCGGTAAAGGGAAACATTAATGCCGCATACATCGCAGCAATTATCTTCGTTCCTCTCCTGCTCCTGGCTGAAAAAAGACAAAAGAGAGGATCGGCGGCAGCCCCCTGAATCGATCCATTTCTGCATTTCATTCAGCTTTCCCTTTTTAAAATCAATCCGGGCGCGGGCGCGTTTGTTAATTTTATCCAGAAGAGCGGCAGTCAGCATATGCGGATTAATGCACCTCTCCTCATACGCCTTTTCCATTTCCAGGTGATAAAGGATAAAACGCCATTGTGTTTCGCTTATTCCGCACGATTCCAAAAGAATGGATGTTTCTTCCGCTGTAACGGGTACCGCTTTTTCACCATGTGACCTCATGTACGAAAATACGGCTGCCGTATCCTGGTCCCCCGGTAATTCAGCGGCAACGAGACGTGCAGACATTTCACGGTCGGATGGGGCCGAAAATCCTATTGCGATGCTCGGCAGTCCATCCCGTCCGGCTCTGCCGATTTCCTGCATGTATGATTCCATATCACCAGGCATGTGGTAATGAAGGATATAGCGGACATTCGGCTTATCAACGCCCATGCCGAATGCCGATGTACAGCAGATGACATCGAGCTGGTCATTGATAAATTGCTGCTGGATCAAGATACGGTCTTCATTTTCAAGCCCTCCGTGATAATGGGCTGCCCGCCTGTCCGTTTTAAGCCGGAGCGCTTCCGCTGCCTGTTCGGCCAGCTGCCTGCTCGAAAAATAAATCATGCCCGGCCCTTCCAATTCATTAACAAGCTCAAGCATACGCTCTGTTTTTAAGCTGTTTGAACCCATTTTCTCGACAATGAGAGCGATGTTTGGGCGGTCGATCGGCAGAATAACCTTTTTTGCGTCTTTCATCGCCAACTGGGCGGTGATGTCCTCCTGCACGGCCGGAGTGGCCGTTGCTGTAAGGGCAAGGCAGGGCGGGGTTCCGATTTCATTCCTCAATTTGCCGAGCCGCAAGTAATCCGGCCTGAAATCATGCCCCCACTGGGAAATGCAATGGGCTTCATCAA encodes:
- a CDS encoding LysM peptidoglycan-binding domain-containing protein, translating into MEKHNRRSHAPQAGALRRQSERLSGEQMPESENAGQREELPPRRAYHSRQKTKKKHRLKYPGIRLLVLLFIVLLLLIPYYTKFIEQIEGTEQIFSYKEDTDQQYDFAKSGQEAAVAEKQVSAETPDPPEESDTAAPDGRNGNGPDPANGTGEKDVPVQAEDRAPHEKERDTQPAPENSLKEDEQSYKIVYHKVKPEETLFRISMNYYGSRDGEELIRKWNGLSGNDIDSGQELKIPLPR
- a CDS encoding RecQ family ATP-dependent DNA helicase gives rise to the protein MDLNDTLNRYLGYETFRDGQLDIIEKVLKGEDVLAVLPTGGGKSVAYQLPAYVTGRTVLIVSPLLSLMEDQVRRIKAGGDKRAAALNSFLAPQERKAVLSSLGTYRFIFASPEMLQNHHVVSALKQVDIGLFVIDEAHCISQWGHDFRPDYLRLGKLRNEIGTPPCLALTATATPAVQEDITAQLAMKDAKKVILPIDRPNIALIVEKMGSNSLKTERMLELVNELEGPGMIYFSSRQLAEQAAEALRLKTDRRAAHYHGGLENEDRILIQQQFINDQLDVICCTSAFGMGVDKPNVRYILHYHMPGDMESYMQEIGRAGRDGLPSIAIGFSAPSDREMSARLVAAELPGDQDTAAVFSYMRSHGEKAVPVTAEETSILLESCGISETQWRFILYHLEMEKAYEERCINPHMLTAALLDKINKRARARIDFKKGKLNEMQKWIDSGGCRRSSLLSFFSQEQERNEDNCCDVCGINVSLYRRRSPEEPAAAWNWLTDLKEIFHQSE
- a CDS encoding DUF2663 family protein → MAVVPYVKSDLVAREAVNTLVGNKESLDKVSKRSVFFRWMLAVSAIFYAAYLALFLSYSPGSDADLIGDIILGRGNLLFLFILAVQYAVLLTYKMKEDMAKEEYENLRIEIISRSEEFWKTEDQWKERAEVFRYLKDFYEINLFHEN
- a CDS encoding manganese catalase family protein, whose protein sequence is MWIYEKKLQYPVRVSTCNPTLAKFLIEQYGGADGELAAALRYLNQRYTIPDKVVGLLTDIGTEEFAHLEMIATMVYKLTKDATPEQMKAAGLGAHYANHDKALFYNNAAGSPWTATYIQAKGDPIADLYEDIAAEEKARATYQWLINLSDDPDLNDGLAFLREREVIHSQRFREAVEILKEERGKKQFF
- a CDS encoding spore coat protein CotJB, whose protein sequence is MQKQLPEEFYRLMEDLQAVDFALVDLTLYLDTHPNDQQAIQQFNQLAKESKRLRKQVEKIYGPLLQFGKSFSGYPWDWKDSPWPWQI
- a CDS encoding CBS domain-containing protein, coding for MFVKSVMKDKEKCYTAHLGDSLENALAKLEDYAIDGLPVLDGEKFIGVLTRYQIYRHYFEGSQTKGDYLKNVKVEEIVREGLKVDKEEVFERTLILLKDAPLVAVVDDEDNFLGIVTRADGLVQFESAFGVNTPGIRIALTSVETEGRIKRLADIVRQFHENIISLATFDETDKLVRRIVLKVEKKDNLDGFIKKLEQSGFRILDIKEL
- a CDS encoding metallophosphoesterase, which encodes MWKLAHLDYITEEVFEFEEFPADFGKITLFFISDIHRRTVSPELIEKVKKKADLVIIGGDLAEKGVPISRIETNIKTIKEAGPVYFVWGNNDYEIDYHMLDAILHDNRVKILDNTSVSFESGNGEKLHLLGVDDLNQKRDRLDLALQDSGQGFKILVSHDPRISHKIKAEDRISLILSGHTHGGQIRLGPWGLYKPGGLTRRSNTALFISNGYGTTAIPLRLGVPAQTHLITLQSGHAYKADNG
- a CDS encoding spore coat associated protein CotJA; amino-acid sequence: MYTLRKAYRPYISPFDPCRPMTVKTYVTPPNLYIGFQPYGLQQYPLKEALYRGTLWCAFYDPYPGTDRSGEED
- a CDS encoding CPBP family intramembrane glutamic endopeptidase, whose amino-acid sequence is MKQAEIVKKLTPKELVFQVYVTQGLVLAAAAVIGFFLFDSLQEFTKLWSGDVQEVLVYGGIAGLAALLVDFFLMKTAPGEWYDDGGINEKIFANIPVAHIFFLTMLISFSEEILFRGVIQSNLGYYTASILFAVLHIRYLGKFLLFSVVTALSFFLGWLFMITGNLFVTVFAHFIIDFVMGAYIRFTYLKSMDE